The following proteins are encoded in a genomic region of Gimesia algae:
- a CDS encoding right-handed parallel beta-helix repeat-containing protein, with amino-acid sequence MLYSLWLTSLKRQLSNRCSRSRRLRRDRHSGNQTPSAQALVSRNLIETLEDRTLLTAFTVVNSDDSGAGSLRDAIEAANANAGADTISFDAALAGETIVLSTELQITDDLTITGLGADQLTLDGNADSRIFRIDDGVVSSDINVEISGLTLTNGSAENGGAIYNLEMLSIVDSTLTGNTATQYGGGIYFSQADQVSVSNTTFESNYAFSGGAIYSIEGSLSIDESHFSQNHATGEYGGAIYFSGVSAHIDQSQFIENYSEANGGAIYAFNGNLTVTASQFTENEAKSLGGGIQLIVADVTINESTFFSNKAGAGGAINILGKGSLDVSSSTFTENTALSGGAINNNGADSISIENSTLSYNQASHQGGALFTFVNTAVSVVNSTIIGNEATYFSGGGIYRHDTSGSFLLQNSIVAGNTSDQFSGSYTGSNNIIQSSLDGLLDPVLRDNGGPAETHALLTGSAAIDAGNNSAVLTAGLTQDQRGFVFKRIYGDFVDIGAYEFQPLELVVDTADDLDDGDYSAGHLSLREAIKLSNTYLTADTITFASALAGQTIALNSELLISDNITIIGLGADQLTISGNNTNRIFNLDDGDSETRITVEMSGLTLTNGFADSGGAILNYENLTITDSTISKNQAAMNIFNGGGGIYSAAGSLTVMGSIFTENSAFNGGGIYALETLLTVSGSTFSNNSADRGGGIFFDAPYSNYTFTANVTNSTFSENVTDGNGAGILFDFGQAFVDHCTFTGNISDRSGGGIGNLWTELTVQNSSFDHNSARLYGAGIANGSFFDFECGGDLLILNCTLWENQATNCGGGFFTNCGNVDIVNTTISGNSAKTSGAIYTLNMGPGAVVINNSTITGNSATYLGGISGTWVSVTIKNSIIAGNPTEDGRPQNLSLRSDTNNIIQDSIEGLLDPVLRDNGGPTKTHALLPLSAAINAGDNSAATNVGLIHDQRGTGFPRIFDGIVDIGAFESESLHFLVDSATDTDDGNYSAGNLSLREAIKLSNESPTTDIIAFDASLFDQTLMIYNELVVTDDVTIIGHGAAHLTLSSDGTRRLFRIDDGDAETSISVELSDFTLTNGFANYSSGGAIHSLETLSISDVVFADNQASVLNGPLYSGSYGGAIYSAGDLTVTNSTFVRNSADWYGGAIYSTEGLLSITGCDFTENQTSYAGGAIVAQNGDLTVSASTFTENSSDTLGGGIFINEGVLTVGETDFTQNSSSTGGAIYHQISSTFPPVFTELSIADCTFQGNTTTSAGGAVYFSSGLSLYRSYYTAFIEDSHFSENSASFGGALYLRAYNLLLTGSTFFNNSASLYGGAISDYSDNLTIQNSLFEKNSAKSWGGGIYSQGSLVLQNSTLSGNTALVVGGGIAFDHLSYDWEIINSTLTGNAASRIGGGIYAFPGLYGTITNSIVAGNTAASTPQVIYHVKKTNSIVQDSVAGLLDPVLRDNGGVTKTHALLPGSAAINGGNNSALDDTNPLIINRRAITEDQRGAGFERIAGETIDIGAFEVQHTFAQIELRMVDEKTTTQSNGEQTTLPDNLTWIDEWSGYWLEIWISTPTANDLGVLSAAMNLSYNTTITTATAIEYGAAFTVHQTGTINDLAGVIENLSAETSLTDVGDDQRVLFARIRFESTASDGIDLDLTGQLMIPKSPEFTVHQTEVQLVGSIATQEVHGPAPETLVFANPYDLNDDDKINYRDLIQLVRVYGVTPSEANSDYAWFADYDQNDRVNYRDLILLVNNYGKSKARQSNVNYSQGFPDTWNRHLTVEPTLLPQLNARPVEQASAETTLNSVVESLDPQLTPAENEKLAQVDIEIVDLPEGVLSNTVQGTIYIDVNAAGYGWFVDNTPDDNSEFYATGPYTLVSAPFGNMNALGKIDLRTVILHELGHLLGYEHADDGVMQESLVPGERRLADWESEADAFFADLTADQEFTAF; translated from the coding sequence ATGCTTTACTCTCTTTGGCTGACCTCACTAAAACGCCAGCTCAGCAACCGTTGTTCCCGCTCCCGTCGCTTACGCCGCGATCGGCACTCTGGAAATCAGACCCCGTCTGCCCAGGCACTGGTCTCCCGCAATCTCATTGAGACGCTGGAAGACCGCACGCTGCTGACCGCGTTCACGGTCGTGAATTCGGATGACTCCGGCGCAGGCAGTCTCCGCGATGCAATTGAAGCAGCCAACGCGAATGCCGGCGCGGATACGATTTCGTTTGACGCTGCGCTCGCGGGTGAGACGATTGTGCTCTCGACGGAGCTGCAGATAACTGATGACCTGACGATTACCGGGCTGGGGGCGGATCAACTGACGCTGGATGGGAATGCGGACAGTCGGATTTTTCGTATTGATGATGGGGTCGTTAGCTCGGACATCAATGTTGAAATCAGTGGTCTGACTCTGACGAATGGCTCTGCAGAGAACGGAGGCGCGATTTATAACCTGGAAATGCTTTCGATCGTAGATTCGACTCTGACCGGGAATACGGCCACTCAGTATGGTGGCGGGATTTATTTCAGTCAGGCAGATCAGGTTTCGGTTTCCAATACAACTTTCGAATCGAACTATGCGTTTTCTGGAGGAGCCATTTACAGTATCGAGGGATCCTTAAGCATCGACGAAAGCCATTTTTCCCAGAATCATGCAACCGGAGAATACGGGGGCGCCATCTATTTCAGCGGGGTCTCAGCGCACATCGATCAGAGTCAGTTCATCGAGAATTACTCCGAAGCGAACGGCGGAGCCATCTATGCGTTTAATGGCAATCTGACAGTGACGGCCTCGCAGTTTACTGAGAATGAAGCGAAATCTCTGGGCGGGGGAATTCAACTGATTGTTGCCGATGTGACAATAAATGAGTCCACTTTTTTCAGTAACAAGGCAGGCGCCGGTGGAGCCATTAACATTCTGGGGAAGGGATCACTGGACGTATCCAGTTCGACCTTCACTGAAAATACCGCTCTTTCAGGTGGTGCGATCAACAACAATGGCGCTGATTCGATATCCATTGAAAACAGCACTCTCTCTTATAATCAGGCCAGCCATCAGGGAGGGGCATTATTTACCTTCGTCAATACTGCGGTATCAGTGGTGAATAGTACGATCATCGGAAATGAAGCCACCTATTTCTCAGGAGGCGGGATTTATAGACATGACACATCAGGTTCTTTCCTGCTTCAAAACAGTATCGTGGCGGGTAATACATCGGACCAGTTTTCTGGCAGTTATACAGGATCTAATAACATTATTCAGTCAAGCCTTGACGGGCTGCTGGATCCGGTATTGCGAGACAATGGGGGACCTGCAGAAACGCACGCATTGCTGACCGGAAGTGCGGCCATTGATGCCGGCAATAATTCGGCTGTCCTGACAGCCGGATTAACGCAAGATCAACGAGGTTTTGTCTTCAAACGAATCTATGGAGATTTCGTTGATATCGGTGCTTATGAATTTCAGCCTTTAGAACTTGTAGTTGATACGGCAGACGACCTGGATGACGGTGATTATTCAGCCGGTCATTTATCACTGCGGGAAGCGATTAAGCTGTCAAATACCTATTTGACTGCTGACACGATCACGTTTGCGTCTGCTCTCGCTGGTCAGACAATCGCTTTAAACAGTGAGTTGTTGATTTCGGACAATATCACCATCATCGGCCTGGGAGCGGATCAACTCACGATCAGCGGCAATAATACAAACCGTATTTTTAATCTTGATGATGGAGATTCTGAAACCAGGATTACGGTGGAAATGAGCGGCCTGACTCTGACAAACGGATTCGCAGACAGTGGCGGGGCAATTCTCAATTATGAAAACCTCACAATCACCGACAGCACAATATCTAAAAACCAGGCAGCGATGAATATCTTTAATGGAGGCGGGGGTATTTATAGTGCCGCAGGCTCCCTGACTGTTATGGGATCTATATTCACTGAAAATTCAGCGTTTAACGGCGGTGGGATCTATGCTTTGGAAACGCTGCTGACGGTCTCAGGCAGCACCTTTTCAAATAATAGCGCCGATCGAGGAGGCGGAATCTTTTTCGATGCACCTTATTCAAATTACACTTTCACTGCAAATGTGACGAACAGTACCTTTTCAGAAAATGTGACCGATGGCAATGGGGCCGGAATCTTATTTGATTTCGGACAGGCGTTTGTAGACCATTGCACCTTTACCGGCAATATTTCGGACCGGTCAGGCGGAGGCATAGGCAACCTCTGGACTGAATTAACAGTTCAGAATAGTTCCTTCGATCATAACTCTGCGAGACTGTATGGTGCCGGAATCGCCAATGGCAGTTTTTTCGATTTTGAATGTGGAGGTGATCTCCTGATCCTCAACTGCACGTTATGGGAAAATCAGGCAACCAATTGTGGCGGTGGCTTTTTCACGAATTGTGGTAACGTCGACATCGTCAACACAACAATTTCCGGGAACAGTGCAAAAACCAGCGGTGCCATCTACACGCTCAATATGGGACCTGGGGCAGTTGTCATTAACAACAGTACGATTACGGGAAATTCAGCGACTTATTTAGGTGGTATCAGTGGCACCTGGGTTTCGGTTACGATCAAGAACAGTATCATCGCAGGAAATCCGACTGAAGATGGCCGACCGCAAAATTTATCCCTGCGAAGTGACACCAACAACATTATCCAGGACAGCATCGAAGGCTTGCTGGACCCGGTGTTGAGAGACAATGGTGGCCCTACGAAAACACATGCATTATTACCTCTTAGCGCTGCAATTAATGCCGGTGACAATTCCGCAGCTACAAACGTGGGGCTCATTCATGATCAACGAGGAACCGGTTTCCCAAGAATATTTGATGGGATTGTTGACATCGGTGCTTTCGAATCAGAGTCCTTACATTTTCTCGTTGACTCAGCCACGGATACCGACGACGGCAACTATTCTGCCGGCAACTTGTCTTTGCGGGAAGCGATCAAGCTGTCAAATGAATCTCCCACCACGGATATCATCGCCTTTGATGCCAGTCTCTTTGATCAGACGCTCATGATTTACAATGAGCTGGTGGTTACCGATGACGTCACCATCATCGGCCACGGGGCCGCACACCTGACTCTCAGCAGCGACGGGACCCGCCGTCTCTTTCGGATTGATGACGGGGATGCTGAGACTTCCATCAGTGTAGAGTTGAGCGATTTCACACTGACCAACGGGTTCGCCAACTACTCAAGTGGAGGCGCCATTCACAGTCTGGAAACATTGTCCATTTCCGATGTCGTGTTTGCAGACAATCAGGCCAGCGTTTTAAATGGTCCGCTTTACAGCGGCAGCTACGGCGGGGCCATCTACAGTGCCGGTGATCTGACAGTGACGAACAGCACTTTTGTCCGCAACAGCGCAGACTGGTATGGCGGCGCCATTTACAGTACCGAGGGTTTACTGTCGATCACGGGATGTGATTTTACAGAAAATCAAACGTCCTATGCGGGAGGAGCGATCGTTGCTCAAAATGGTGACCTGACTGTTTCTGCCAGCACGTTTACAGAAAACAGCAGTGATACCTTAGGCGGGGGGATATTCATCAATGAGGGGGTCTTAACTGTCGGTGAAACTGACTTCACACAAAACAGTTCGAGTACAGGCGGTGCAATTTATCATCAGATTTCATCGACGTTTCCTCCTGTCTTTACGGAATTGAGCATTGCGGACTGTACCTTCCAGGGTAATACGACCACCTCCGCCGGTGGAGCCGTGTATTTTTCGTCGGGGCTCTCTCTGTATCGTTCCTATTACACTGCTTTCATTGAAGACAGTCACTTCTCGGAGAACAGTGCGAGTTTTGGAGGGGCGCTCTATTTAAGGGCTTATAATTTACTGCTGACCGGGTCTACCTTCTTCAATAATTCGGCAAGCTTATACGGAGGAGCCATCAGCGATTATTCTGATAACCTGACGATCCAGAACAGCCTGTTCGAAAAGAATTCCGCGAAGTCCTGGGGAGGCGGGATTTATTCTCAGGGATCCCTGGTGCTGCAAAACAGCACCCTCTCCGGAAATACTGCTCTCGTGGTCGGCGGTGGCATCGCCTTTGATCATTTGAGTTATGACTGGGAGATCATTAATTCCACTTTGACTGGAAACGCCGCCTCCAGGATCGGGGGCGGTATCTATGCGTTTCCCGGTCTGTATGGGACGATCACCAATTCGATTGTTGCCGGGAATACGGCTGCTTCGACCCCGCAAGTTATATACCATGTCAAAAAAACAAACAGCATCGTCCAGGACAGCGTGGCAGGTTTGCTCGATCCCGTTTTGAGAGACAATGGTGGCGTTACAAAAACACATGCGCTTCTACCAGGAAGTGCAGCCATCAACGGCGGCAACAATAGTGCTCTGGATGACACGAACCCGTTGATCATCAATCGCAGAGCCATCACGGAGGACCAGCGCGGTGCCGGATTTGAACGCATCGCAGGTGAGACCATCGATATCGGTGCCTTCGAAGTTCAACACACGTTCGCCCAGATTGAGTTGCGGATGGTCGACGAAAAGACGACCACTCAAAGTAATGGAGAGCAAACCACTCTTCCGGACAACCTGACCTGGATCGATGAATGGAGCGGTTACTGGCTCGAAATCTGGATCAGCACACCCACTGCGAATGATCTGGGAGTGTTGTCTGCAGCTATGAACCTGAGTTACAACACCACAATCACCACAGCAACGGCGATCGAATATGGGGCTGCTTTTACGGTCCATCAGACTGGGACGATCAATGACCTTGCCGGGGTCATTGAAAATCTGTCTGCCGAAACCAGTCTGACCGATGTGGGAGATGATCAACGAGTACTGTTTGCCCGCATCCGGTTTGAATCGACGGCCAGCGATGGCATCGATCTCGATCTGACAGGTCAGCTCATGATTCCAAAAAGTCCTGAGTTCACGGTTCACCAGACCGAGGTCCAGCTGGTGGGCAGCATCGCCACGCAAGAGGTACATGGCCCCGCGCCCGAAACGCTGGTCTTCGCGAATCCTTATGATCTCAACGATGACGACAAGATCAACTACCGTGACCTGATCCAACTGGTCAGAGTCTATGGGGTGACTCCCAGTGAGGCAAATTCCGACTATGCCTGGTTCGCCGACTATGACCAGAATGATCGAGTTAATTATCGAGATCTGATTCTACTTGTGAACAACTACGGCAAGAGTAAAGCCAGACAATCTAACGTCAATTATTCTCAAGGTTTCCCCGATACCTGGAACAGACATTTAACAGTCGAGCCCACGCTGTTACCACAGTTGAATGCCCGGCCCGTCGAACAGGCATCAGCGGAGACCACATTGAACAGCGTCGTTGAGTCTCTCGATCCGCAGCTGACACCAGCAGAAAATGAAAAACTGGCGCAGGTCGATATCGAGATCGTTGATCTTCCTGAGGGCGTGTTAAGCAATACTGTCCAAGGTACAATCTATATCGACGTCAATGCCGCCGGCTATGGCTGGTTTGTGGATAACACCCCCGACGACAATAGTGAATTCTATGCTACAGGGCCTTATACTCTGGTTTCAGCGCCTTTTGGAAACATGAATGCTCTCGGGAAGATCGATCTCAGGACCGTGATCCTGCATGAACTGGGACACCTGCTGGGCTACGAACACGCTGACGATGGCGTCATGCAGGAGAGTCTGGTCCCCGGCGAACGACGTCTGGCGGACTGGGAATCTGAGGCCGATGCGTTCTTTGCTGACCTGACTGCAGACCAGGAATTCACCGCGTTTTAA
- a CDS encoding TerC family protein — protein MFEWLASPEAWIALATLASLEIVLGIDNIIFISILVGRLPEKERDLARSLGLGLAMVARLVLLFSISWVMGLTEPWFSLFEWEFSGRDLILVGGGLFLLAKATHEIHNSLEGGAHAATASSAAQASFGSILVQIGVLDIVFSLDSVITAVGLSDHVSLMAVAIVLSVLVMLFAARPIGDFVDDHPTIKILALSFLIMVGVTLMVEGFGVHVPKGYIYFAMAFSVAVEMLNLRMRKNQTKPVQLHKPISESDASD, from the coding sequence ATGTTTGAATGGCTGGCCAGCCCGGAAGCCTGGATAGCGCTGGCGACACTGGCGTCGCTGGAGATCGTGCTGGGAATCGACAACATCATTTTCATCTCTATCCTGGTGGGCAGACTGCCGGAAAAAGAACGGGACCTGGCGCGATCGCTGGGACTGGGCCTGGCGATGGTGGCGCGGCTGGTTCTGCTGTTTTCGATCTCGTGGGTCATGGGGCTGACGGAGCCCTGGTTCTCTCTATTCGAGTGGGAATTCTCGGGACGGGATCTGATTCTGGTGGGAGGCGGCCTGTTTCTGCTGGCGAAAGCGACGCATGAAATTCATAACAGCCTGGAAGGTGGTGCGCATGCAGCAACAGCATCGAGCGCAGCGCAGGCCAGTTTTGGTTCGATACTGGTACAGATCGGCGTGCTGGACATCGTGTTTTCGCTGGATTCGGTGATCACTGCGGTCGGGTTGTCGGACCATGTTTCACTGATGGCAGTCGCGATTGTGCTGTCTGTCCTCGTGATGCTGTTTGCTGCCAGGCCGATCGGCGATTTCGTGGATGACCATCCGACGATTAAAATTCTGGCGCTGTCGTTTCTGATCATGGTTGGCGTAACACTGATGGTGGAAGGCTTCGGCGTACATGTGCCCAAAGGGTATATCTATTTCGCGATGGCGTTTTCTGTGGCCGTCGAAATGCTGAATCTGCGGATGCGAAAAAATCAGACCAAACCCGTGCAATTGCATAAACCGATCAGCGAGAGTGACGCCAGTGATTGA
- a CDS encoding peroxiredoxin produces the protein MTVQVMQPAPDFALQGYDRASDSFKDYKLEDFKGKWVCLFFYPLDFTFVCPTELIAFNDSLGEFESRNCQVLTASTDSKYSHKGWCDADPQLADLKYPMLADGTHKLSRDYGVLKEDAGIALRGIFLIDPTGVCSWLAIHGLSVGRNVEEVLRVLDALQTGENVPCNWKKGENTL, from the coding sequence ATGACAGTTCAAGTTATGCAACCCGCTCCTGATTTTGCACTGCAGGGTTACGATCGCGCCTCTGATTCATTCAAGGACTACAAACTGGAAGACTTCAAAGGCAAGTGGGTTTGCCTGTTCTTCTATCCGCTGGACTTCACGTTCGTCTGTCCTACAGAGTTGATTGCATTCAATGACTCTCTCGGTGAATTTGAATCACGCAACTGCCAGGTCCTGACTGCCAGCACCGACAGCAAGTACTCCCACAAAGGCTGGTGCGACGCTGATCCTCAACTGGCTGATCTGAAATACCCCATGCTGGCTGATGGCACTCATAAACTTTCCCGCGATTACGGCGTGCTCAAAGAAGATGCCGGAATCGCCCTGCGTGGTATCTTCCTGATCGATCCGACCGGTGTCTGTTCATGGCTGGCCATTCACGGTCTGAGCGTCGGACGAAACGTTGAAGAAGTGCTGCGTGTTCTCGACGCACTCCAGACAGGCGAAAACGTTCCCTGTAACTGGAAAAAAGGCGAAAATACTCTCTAA
- a CDS encoding ThuA domain-containing protein, with protein MKCSALFVRLSLLCLLACCSVSCLDSNQADQKEQQSQSQGQQDKLSVLLIDGQNNHQWQMTTPVLKKILENSGRFKVEVSTTPEGIPRKPRVPTGKDQEKYDVEQLKRWEETVARIKQESPEQWKAWRPDFSKYDVIVSNYNGESWPEEVKQSFEKYISEGGSFVVVHAADNAFSDWPAYNEMIAVGGWGGRDENSGPMLRLREGEWVEDTTAGRGGTHGTRIPVVVKVRKPEHPIVKGLPQEWMHPADEVYGKLRGPAKNVSILATAYSELDQRGTGEHEPIMMTIDYGKGRVFHTTLGHDVTALQGTGFQITLQRGTEWAATGEVTQPIPNVKWNDHEPTVQKP; from the coding sequence TTGAAGTGCTCAGCCCTTTTTGTCCGATTATCGTTACTCTGTTTACTCGCCTGCTGCTCGGTCTCCTGTCTGGATTCCAACCAGGCCGATCAGAAAGAACAGCAGTCCCAGAGCCAGGGTCAGCAGGATAAACTATCGGTCCTGCTCATTGACGGTCAGAACAACCATCAATGGCAGATGACGACGCCGGTCCTCAAAAAGATCCTCGAAAACTCGGGCCGCTTCAAAGTGGAGGTCTCTACGACTCCCGAAGGCATCCCCCGCAAGCCTCGCGTACCGACCGGTAAAGATCAGGAGAAATACGATGTCGAGCAACTCAAACGCTGGGAAGAAACAGTCGCCCGCATCAAACAGGAATCGCCTGAACAATGGAAAGCGTGGCGGCCCGATTTCAGTAAGTACGATGTGATCGTCAGTAACTACAACGGCGAAAGCTGGCCCGAAGAAGTCAAACAGTCGTTCGAAAAGTATATCAGCGAGGGAGGCAGCTTCGTCGTCGTGCACGCCGCCGACAACGCATTCTCCGACTGGCCCGCTTACAACGAAATGATCGCCGTCGGAGGCTGGGGGGGCCGCGATGAAAACTCAGGCCCCATGCTGCGTCTCCGCGAAGGGGAATGGGTCGAAGATACCACCGCTGGTCGCGGAGGTACACACGGCACACGGATTCCCGTTGTTGTCAAAGTCCGTAAGCCCGAGCATCCTATTGTGAAAGGACTCCCCCAGGAGTGGATGCATCCCGCTGACGAAGTTTACGGCAAACTGCGAGGTCCTGCCAAAAATGTCAGCATCCTGGCGACCGCTTATTCCGAACTCGATCAGCGGGGCACCGGCGAACATGAACCGATCATGATGACCATCGATTACGGTAAAGGTCGCGTGTTTCATACCACTCTAGGCCATGACGTCACTGCTTTGCAGGGAACCGGATTCCAGATCACTTTGCAGCGGGGCACCGAATGGGCGGCGACGGGTGAAGTCACACAGCCAATCCCCAACGTCAAATGGAACGATCACGAACCGACCGTGCAAAAACCCTGA
- a CDS encoding choice-of-anchor Q domain-containing protein, translating to MSQNLITNSIIAGNTALISQQISGSFTDNTNIIQHILEGLLDPILRDNGGPTKTHALLPGSVAIDAGSNQAASEAGLTTDQRGEGSQRIKEGTIDIGALEVQAPFTQVDFRFANSNSRKLNNGEQEQLHENRIWLDETGNYWLEIWLNTPASTNPGIQSAGFNLHYNTSAATAVSIEYGGAFAQNQSGTINQDTGTIENLSAETSRTDVGDDRYTLFARIQFHANMTESTDGERGRHSRASVVNPEPASDIPAFNDLVQGDLQFDYYVQPDNFFAALNLPSNHDFAYDSQLALIDLPGGPVVNQADNETGILNDLDSLVGSRDETEADLLKIPTSTDRDFSAEDDADQFFSDLTEETELLVF from the coding sequence GTGTCCCAGAACTTAATCACGAACAGTATCATTGCCGGGAATACAGCATTAATTTCCCAACAGATCAGTGGTAGTTTTACTGATAATACGAATATTATCCAGCACATTCTTGAAGGCTTGCTGGATCCGATACTCAGAGACAACGGCGGCCCTACAAAGACGCACGCCTTACTGCCAGGCAGCGTGGCCATTGATGCGGGCAGCAATCAGGCAGCCTCAGAAGCGGGACTTACCACAGACCAGCGCGGCGAGGGTTCGCAGCGCATCAAAGAGGGAACCATCGATATCGGGGCACTGGAAGTGCAGGCCCCCTTCACCCAGGTTGATTTCCGGTTTGCTAATTCGAACTCGCGCAAACTCAACAACGGCGAACAGGAACAGCTGCACGAAAACCGGATCTGGCTGGACGAGACCGGGAATTACTGGCTCGAAATCTGGCTCAATACTCCCGCTTCGACCAATCCGGGAATTCAGTCTGCCGGCTTCAATTTGCATTACAACACCTCAGCCGCGACCGCCGTCAGTATCGAGTATGGCGGTGCCTTCGCGCAAAATCAGTCGGGAACCATCAATCAGGATACCGGGACGATAGAAAATCTCTCGGCAGAAACATCTCGCACCGATGTCGGCGATGATCGGTATACACTGTTTGCCCGCATTCAGTTTCACGCGAACATGACAGAATCGACAGACGGGGAACGAGGCCGTCATTCCCGGGCGTCAGTGGTCAATCCGGAACCTGCCAGCGACATTCCGGCCTTCAACGATCTGGTACAGGGCGACCTGCAATTCGACTACTACGTGCAGCCAGACAATTTCTTTGCTGCTTTAAATCTCCCCTCGAACCATGATTTCGCGTATGACAGCCAACTGGCATTGATTGACTTGCCCGGCGGCCCGGTTGTCAATCAAGCGGACAATGAAACAGGCATACTGAATGACCTGGATTCCCTGGTCGGCAGCCGAGACGAAACAGAAGCTGATCTCCTGAAAATTCCAACGTCCACAGATCGCGATTTCTCTGCTGAAGATGACGCCGATCAGTTCTTCTCAGACCTCACTGAGGAAACAGAACTGCTTGTCTTCTGA
- a CDS encoding NHL repeat-containing protein produces the protein MQWNLQQILKATAYCLTAACLMLGSSYLAADEKGDKKGDEKKEVKKEEPKKDAPKKEEPKKESPKKETKPAPKKEEPKKEEPKKEEPKKPAVTVKTLVTNLESPSGIAVQDGTGHVFVASRYGVYRYDAKGKTVDLEIAGYPTDVYGKGPKYNIGPLGVAFMDKDHLVVGDGSRPDAEELVRIYKVGDKPLEKWVKEDTAVQTLGPIKAGDKSAKGEGNFYGVAVGGGAIFITCNGDDTKGWVAKSVIKDGKAGPLEPSIATKEATNVDAPVAITFSLDGKELVIGQMGEVNVAGDSLLTFYDPKTGKLTKSLKTGLSDIAGLAYSPKTKKLYATDFSWVDATKGGLFELKIDGDKVTAEKVISLDKPAAIAFDKEGNLYLTVFGTQGKDAEKSPGSLAVIKAGL, from the coding sequence ATGCAGTGGAATTTACAACAAATCTTGAAAGCAACCGCATACTGCCTGACCGCAGCCTGCCTGATGCTCGGAAGTTCTTACCTGGCCGCCGATGAAAAAGGTGACAAAAAAGGCGATGAGAAGAAAGAAGTCAAAAAGGAAGAACCCAAAAAAGATGCTCCTAAAAAAGAGGAGCCCAAAAAAGAATCTCCTAAAAAAGAGACTAAGCCTGCCCCTAAAAAGGAAGAGCCTAAAAAAGAAGAACCCAAGAAGGAAGAGCCTAAAAAGCCTGCTGTCACTGTAAAGACTCTGGTAACTAACCTTGAAAGCCCCAGTGGTATCGCTGTTCAGGATGGCACAGGTCACGTCTTCGTTGCCAGCCGCTATGGCGTGTATCGCTATGACGCCAAAGGTAAAACCGTCGATCTGGAAATCGCCGGTTACCCGACGGACGTCTACGGAAAAGGTCCCAAATACAACATCGGACCTTTGGGCGTTGCTTTCATGGATAAAGATCATCTCGTCGTAGGTGACGGCAGTCGTCCCGATGCAGAAGAACTGGTTCGTATCTACAAAGTCGGCGACAAGCCTCTGGAAAAATGGGTCAAAGAAGACACTGCCGTGCAGACTCTGGGCCCCATCAAAGCGGGCGACAAATCTGCCAAAGGCGAAGGTAACTTCTACGGCGTTGCCGTGGGTGGTGGAGCAATCTTTATCACTTGTAATGGTGATGACACCAAAGGCTGGGTTGCCAAGTCGGTGATCAAAGACGGTAAAGCCGGTCCGCTGGAACCCAGCATCGCCACCAAAGAAGCAACCAACGTTGATGCTCCCGTTGCCATCACATTTTCTCTTGATGGAAAAGAACTGGTCATCGGCCAGATGGGTGAAGTCAATGTCGCCGGCGATAGCCTGCTGACGTTCTACGATCCCAAAACGGGCAAACTCACCAAGAGCCTGAAAACCGGACTGAGCGACATCGCTGGTCTGGCTTACAGCCCTAAAACCAAGAAACTGTACGCCACTGATTTCTCCTGGGTCGACGCTACTAAAGGGGGGCTGTTCGAACTGAAAATCGACGGCGATAAAGTGACCGCTGAAAAAGTGATCTCACTCGACAAGCCAGCCGCCATCGCCTTTGACAAAGAAGGCAACCTGTATCTGACCGTCTTTGGAACTCAGGGGAAAGATGCTGAAAAATCTCCCGGTTCACTGGCAGTCATCAAGGCTGGTCTCTAA